The Nitrospira sp. sequence CCGCCCGACTTCGTACATGCATCCGACCAGCAACGCCGCTTCCGCCTGCTTTTCGGGAGCGGGGAGATTGGCTTTGAGTAAGCGGTGCTGAATCTCAAGCGCTTCGCTCCATCTCTCCATGCGGATGTTGAGGTCCCGTTTTCGGATGAGGGCCGTCAGGTTGTCGGGCTCAATCTTGAGAATTTTCTGGAGGGCTTGAAGCGCCTCTTCATACCGTTTGGCGTCTTCCAAATCCTTGCCCAACTCCAACAAGACCTCGATGTTCCGATCATCGACGCGATGCGCATGTTGATGGAGCCGGACGGCTTCGGGGAAATTCTGTTCCGCCCGGTAGATATTCCCCAGCCAAAGAAGCGAATCGACGCGATTGGGATCGATGGCCAGGGCTTTTTCAAAGAGCGTAATCGCTTCCAAGGTGCGTTTCGACATGAACGCATGGGTTCCGTCTCGATGGAGGGTGTCGACCTTCTCCTTCCGACGCACCAGTCGGTTGCTGCGCCAATTCAAGATCAAATGCGCCGTTTGTTGCAGCCCCACGACAAACGTGGCGAGCACCGCGCCGAATGCCATGGAGATCAAGACGAGTGTGACGGGACTGAGCTCAAACTCTGCGCCTGGGCCGGTGTGCACCACGACGGTCCCCGGGTTGAGCTCGCGGAAATAACTGTAGATGAATACCCCGGCGCTGATGACGAAAATGGTGATCAGCAGTTTGAACATGGCCTACACCGACTTCTGCGAATCCGTCTTCCGGGTCACGCGCCGCTTCGGGGCGATCGTTGGGGCCGGCGCTTCGTCAGGAATAGGAACATGCCGTGCATCGCTCCACAGACGCTCAATCGCATAGTGCGACCGAGAGTCCTGCCTGAATACATGGGCCACGACATCGCCAAAATCGAGGAGAACCCACTGGCCCGAGGTTGTCCCTTCAATACTCAGCGGCCGTTGGCCCACGCGAGAGAGTGCGTCGACAATGGAGTCAGCGACCGCGCGTGTTTGTCTGTCGGATTCCGCCGACCCGATGACCAGGTAATCAGCGATTGAGGTGAGCGGGGCCACGTGGAGGACTTGGACATCGAGGGCCTTCTTGTCAGACATAGCCCTAGCTACGGCAAGGGCGGTGGCCTTAGATGCGCGTACGATTACTGCCCTCCTGATAAAGATTATGGTGAAGTATATAAGATTCTACTGAGGGGGGCAACATATTTGCCAGCGGCAGCCCGGACCGAATCCTCTGCCTGATTTCCGATGCGGAGGTCGGATGGGGTGGGAGGGACAAGCAGGTGATCCCAGGAGAGGCGGGGACGGCGATATCCACTTTGCTCACCGCACCGGCGTCGAGCCGTGCAAGCATCTGTGGATCGAGATGGGGAAACAAGGAAATCTTGGCTAGAGCACTGAAAGATTGTCCCGGCCTGGGAACCACGACGAAACGGCAGATCTTCAAGATCTGCTCCGGTGTTTTCCACATAGGAAAGTCGAGAAACGCGTCCAGCCCAATGATAAAGAACAGCTCTGTGGAAGGGCCAACCTGTTCCTGTAGTTCAAGAACCGTATCAATGGAGTACGATTTCCCCTTTCGCCGCAGTTCGAGGTCGGTGACGTCAAAAGCCGGGATTCCGGCGGTCGCCAGACGCACCATTTCGAGCCGAGCGTACGCTGGTGCGAGTGATTGGTCCTGCTTATGCGGTGGGTCGCCGGTTGGAATGAAGAGGATTCGAGAGAGCTGCATCCGATCATGCACGTCATGCGCAATGGCCAGGTGGCCGTTGTGAATGGGGTTGAAACTGCCGCCGAATAAGCCCAGACGAAGTGAAGCCGAGCGCTGAGTGCTGCGTACTGAGGGTTGAGGAGCATTCATAACGCAGGATTCAGTACTGGAGACTCGGGACTAGAGGATCACAAGATTGTCTCGATGGATGACTTCCTCATATTCTTGAGGGCCGAACTGTTCTTGAATATCGGCTGTCTTGAGCCCTTTCATTCGGTTTAATGAGTCGGACGAACAGTTCACCAAGCCTTTGGCGAATTCCTTTCCGTCCGTATCAAGACAATTGACCGGATCCCCGGCTTCAAATGATCCCGTGACCTGGAGGACGCCCGAAGCCAATAGACTTTTCCCTCGCTTCGTCAGTGCATCGACTGCTCCTTGGTCGAGGTGTATCTGGCCGCGGGCGCGAAGCGTGAAGGCGATCCAATGTTTGCGACTGTTGAGGCGACGCTCCCTGGCAAGAAAGAGACTTCCGCCTGGCTCACCGGCGAGAACCTTCGGCAGGAGTCCGGCCCGTTCGCCGTTGAGAATCAGGGTAGAGATTCCATACTCTCCGACTTTTTTGGCGGCTCGTAGCTTGGTTGCCATTCCCCCGGTGCCTTCAAATGTGCTGGACACTCCCGCCCGGCGCTCAATATCTTGGGTAATCTCCGGAATGAGTGGAATCAGAGTGGCGGACGGATTTTTGCGCGGATCTTCAGTATACAGACCGTCGACGTCCGAGAGAATCACCAGCAGGTCTGCATCCGCCAGGTGAGCCACTTCGCTTGCAAGGGTGTCGTTGTCGCCGACTCTGATCTCATCAACCGCGACGGTATCATTTTCGTTGATGATCGGCAGGATGCCGAACCCAATGAGCGCCGAAAGGGTATGGCGGGCATTGAGAAAACGGCGTCGATCAGCGAGATCCTGGTGGGTGAGGAGAATCTGCGCCACTTGAATCCCCAGGCGCTCGAAGGCCTTTTCATAGGCCCACATCAGTCGGCTTTGCCCCACAGCCGCCGCAGCCTGCTTGACTGGAAGGCTTTTGGGATAGTCTTTCAGCTGTAACTTTCGAATACCGGAGACGATGGCACCCGAGGAGACGATCAGGACTTCACGATCCTGAGTTCGGAGAGAAGCAATTTCATCGGCCAATCTCTCGATTTGGTGGGGGCGTAAACCCTCCGCACGCGAAGCGATCAGGCTGCTGCCGATCTTGATGACGATCCGTTTGGCCTGTGCTAAGAGCGTGTCTCGCATGGGATCGTTCGCAACGTCTCCATCTGCTTCCCGACGTAAATGATCAGGTTATCGAGCCCCTGATTGGTGGCGGCCGAAATCGCCAAGCAGGGATAGCCTTGCTGCCGGCAATAGGTCTGCAGCCGAGCC is a genomic window containing:
- the proB gene encoding glutamate 5-kinase; this translates as MRDTLLAQAKRIVIKIGSSLIASRAEGLRPHQIERLADEIASLRTQDREVLIVSSGAIVSGIRKLQLKDYPKSLPVKQAAAAVGQSRLMWAYEKAFERLGIQVAQILLTHQDLADRRRFLNARHTLSALIGFGILPIINENDTVAVDEIRVGDNDTLASEVAHLADADLLVILSDVDGLYTEDPRKNPSATLIPLIPEITQDIERRAGVSSTFEGTGGMATKLRAAKKVGEYGISTLILNGERAGLLPKVLAGEPGGSLFLARERRLNSRKHWIAFTLRARGQIHLDQGAVDALTKRGKSLLASGVLQVTGSFEAGDPVNCLDTDGKEFAKGLVNCSSDSLNRMKGLKTADIQEQFGPQEYEEVIHRDNLVIL
- the rsfS gene encoding ribosome silencing factor, yielding MSDKKALDVQVLHVAPLTSIADYLVIGSAESDRQTRAVADSIVDALSRVGQRPLSIEGTTSGQWVLLDFGDVVAHVFRQDSRSHYAIERLWSDARHVPIPDEAPAPTIAPKRRVTRKTDSQKSV
- the nadD gene encoding nicotinate (nicotinamide) nucleotide adenylyltransferase produces the protein MNAPQPSVRSTQRSASLRLGLFGGSFNPIHNGHLAIAHDVHDRMQLSRILFIPTGDPPHKQDQSLAPAYARLEMVRLATAGIPAFDVTDLELRRKGKSYSIDTVLELQEQVGPSTELFFIIGLDAFLDFPMWKTPEQILKICRFVVVPRPGQSFSALAKISLFPHLDPQMLARLDAGAVSKVDIAVPASPGITCLSLPPHPTSASEIRQRIRSGLPLANMLPPSVESYILHHNLYQEGSNRTRI
- a CDS encoding tetratricopeptide repeat protein → MFKLLITIFVISAGVFIYSYFRELNPGTVVVHTGPGAEFELSPVTLVLISMAFGAVLATFVVGLQQTAHLILNWRSNRLVRRKEKVDTLHRDGTHAFMSKRTLEAITLFEKALAIDPNRVDSLLWLGNIYRAEQNFPEAVRLHQHAHRVDDRNIEVLLELGKDLEDAKRYEEALQALQKILKIEPDNLTALIRKRDLNIRMERWSEALEIQHRLLKANLPAPEKQAEAALLVGCMYEVGRQLLERGHPDKARRYFRGAIKKDRSFLPAYIGMGEILLHEGKTKDAVEILKKVYTRTRSVIILHRLEELFLDQGEPSEIIRIYQEALQQNPQNPILQFYLGKLYYRLEMVDEAFDLLSTIEGPQDHLLDYHKIMANLFLRKQHFEEAIIELKKALSFKKRVVVPYICTQCQQESVEWSGRCRRCAKWNTLTALPWLEAGQAAAHSDAEPSSVPAVPYQGIASPFETV